A genome region from Manihot esculenta cultivar AM560-2 chromosome 5, M.esculenta_v8, whole genome shotgun sequence includes the following:
- the LOC110614384 gene encoding probable aldo-keto reductase 2, which yields MAGAAVKRIKLGSQGLEVSAQGLGCMSMSAFYGPPKPESDMIALIHHAINTGVTFFDTSDVYGPHTNEILLGKALKGDIRKKVELATKFAINLKDGKREIRGDPAYVRAACEASLKRLDVDCIDLYYQHRVDTSVPIEVTVGELKKLVEEGKIKYIGLSEASASTIRRAHAVHPITAVQLEWSLWSRDVEEEIVPTCRELGIGIVAYSPLGRGFFSSGPKLVETLSEGDFRKYLPRFQPENLEHNKHLFERVNEIAARKQCTPSQLALAWVHHQGDDVCPIPGTTKIENFNQNIGALSVKLTPEDMAELESIASASAVKGGRYGSDMGTYKDSDTPPLSSWKAV from the exons ATGGCAGGAGCAGCAGTGAAGAGGATAAAGCTAGGATCACAAGGGCTGGAGGTATCAGCACAGGGACTAGGGTGCATGAGCATGTCAGCCTTCTATGGCCCTCCAAAGCCTGAATCCGATATGATTGCTCTCATTCACCACGCCATCAACACCGGCGTCACTTTCTTTGATACCTCCGACGTCTATGGACCTCATACCAATGAGATTCTTCTGGGCAAG GCGCTTAAAGGAGATATAAGGAAGAAAGTGGAATTGGCTACCAAATTTGCCATCAACTTGAAGGATGGGAAGAGGGAGATTAGAGGGGATCCTGCCTATGTGAGAGCTGCTTGTGAAGCTAGCTTGAAGCGCCTTGATGTTGATTGTATTGATCTCTATTACCAACATCGCGTTGATACCTCTGTTCCCATTGAAGTCACG GTGGGCGAGCTCAAGAAACTAGTTGAAGAGGGTAAAATAAAGTATATAGGTCTGTCTGAGGCTTCTGCCTCAACAATCAGACGAGCTCATGCTGTTCACCCGATAACAGCAGTGCAGCTGGAGTGGTCTTTGTGGTCTAGGGATGTGGAAGAAGAGATTGTTCCTACTTGCAG AGAACTTGGCATTGGCATTGTTGCATACAGCCCTCTGGGGCGAGGATTCTTTTCATCTGGGCCTAAGCTGGTTGAAACCCTTTCAGAGGGTGACTTTCGCAAG TATCTACCTAGGTTCCAACCTGAAAATCTGGAACACAATAAACACCTTTTCGAGCGGGTTAACGAAATTGCAGCAAGGAAACAATGCACTCCATCACAGCTAGCACTAGCCTGGGTGCATCACCAAGGAGATGATGTATGTCCCATTCCTGGAACCACCAAGATAGAAAATTTCAACCAGAATATTGGAGCTCTGTCTGTGAAACTCACACCAGAAGACATGGCTGAGCTTGAATCCATTGCATCAGCAAGTGCTGTTAAAGGTGGTAGATATGGGAGCGACATGGGTACATACAAAGATTCTGACACTCCACCGCTGTCTTCATGGAAAGCTGTGTAG